In the genome of Pangasianodon hypophthalmus isolate fPanHyp1 chromosome 15, fPanHyp1.pri, whole genome shotgun sequence, the window tctttaaaactttcttcaAAAaagtgatctctctctctctctctcatatatatatatatatatatatatatatatatatatatatatatatatatatatagtgaaaaCATAATAACAATGGTTAAACAAAGGgaatcatcattattattaagacTAATTGGGTGTTTTATTCTTAGCTGTTAGTGAGGTTTAAAtgaaaagtccaccctgaaacacattaaatatgtttatgttgaaATATTCTGGATGTGCTTAGAGGTTCTGGTGTTAATTTGTTGGtcggtgctgtattttcattattcctgtgagaagttgtGTGCCTTGCTGAcgtcacagggggacattgtTATTGCCAGGGCAGTtataatggtgtttaataggagataAAGATTTCagtgatctcaaacataagtgataattgCCCAGTTTTGCTGTtcgctcctaaaaacaaaagagcaagagcttcttttcaccattttccagcaatgtttagtgtcatattaatgagaaatccaaagGAGAAGTagtggactcaaagtcccagaatgcagtgcagctatacaGCACATTTGAGcttgagttacagcagagacttggctagttagtgatctaaaAATGACAAGCATGATGGTGTTAGCATGACAGTAGACGTTTTGGAAGCTGACCTGTTTAGGTAGAGGTGAATTAGGCAGAGGTGAATTCCCAGTGATGCCACTTATCATCAGGTAGTTGAAaggcattgtgggaaatgtaggaaacatgaaaaaagtCAACCTGGAAATATACCAATATGTCAGTGAAAGAAGTCAActcaaaatttaattaaaaaccaaATCTTTTGCACAATTAAAGATCAGACATTGATGGTAAATGTTGATGTGCAAGTGAGTTAAGGTGGGTTTGTCTTTTAATCCTCAGGGCTCTCAGCTGTAAGCTATGATGAATGTTACAAGGAAAaatggtgtgtgggtgtgtgtgtgagtttattgGATAATCCTACCTTCTATCTACAGTGCCTtgaataagtattcactcccgtTGAGCTTTTTACCTCTACTGATTTTTCCCTgaacaatgaaatattttgagaCTTGAATTATGTTTGTAAATTAAGTCCGTGCTgaggatggtttttttttgtttgtttgtttttaagaagACTTGaacaaaagacaaagaaaagagtgtgtatAGACGCGTAACTTCATAGATGGTTCTTTAATTGTAGTCCTAATccattctgttttgtttgtactttGGAGTTATGGAGCTACAGATAAGCTGCAATCTTCTCTTCTTTATAAACAACCAACAAAACATATTGtggctttgttttcttttgcaccTCATCCTGAGTGTCGTGGTCATGGGTGTAAAGACCATCTGCTAACCCAAGctctctgtctatatatatatatatatatatatatatatatatatatatatatatatatatatatatatatatatatatatatattaattatagtgtgtgtatatatacagcacTGATCTCTGAGGATTTCTGTAAAGtagctttgtgacagtgtctacTGTTAAtggctttataaataaacttgcACAGACTTCAGACATCTTGACCTACTCTTTTCATATTcaaacacgcacgcacacacacacacatgcgtgttATTCATGAGCGGTTTTACGTCACCTTTACCAGATAGACTACCTCAAGCAAAGTGACGTAGTATCAGGTTTTGTATTTCAAACAGTTCTGGTTATACTggtaaaattttaataatgaattatacAGATTATGATGTTTTTGAATTTGTAATACATgctgtgcgtgtgtatgtgtgtgtgagtgcgtgtgagagagagaactatGCAAATTTCTAGGTGCTGGTGGTGTcgccatgacacacacacatacacacacacacacacgcgctagGGATGCACTGATCTGATACTAAGCGTTGTATTGGGATTGATACTGATGTGACATGCTGCATTGGTATCAAAttggatttggatttgattGGATTTTCGCATCGTGTCTCCTAGCGTGGTTcatgttgtgaatgtgtgttattGACATATCAGAGATCATGCCCATGACCAAAGACGCAACTTGTCTTAAAACATGCCACCATCATGCCCGTGACGAAGCTCACAGAAAGTAAGAAAGCGTCAGAATGGGGTTGTAGGTCATTTCTCAGAGCTCTGATAGCGGCGTTATATCgaaaatagaaaaacaagaGCAATACATTCTTAATACTAGGAGTGCATTGATTGGAAGATATGGATCGATGCATCAGTTTAAAAGGAAACCATTTTGCAAATTGACTAATATAGATTACAATGGATTAAAATTggattattattgaaaaaggaCACACAAATAGTGTAAAAAAAGAAGTCATATTTTTATACtgatatttaaacaaacaaggAAGTTGATTTGCTTGTAAATCTTTCTCTACGTCATCATCATTTGTTAATTAACAGCAGGCCTAATTCAGATTCTGAATAAAAATGGTCACATATCGATCACGTTAGTAAATcaaatcatattgtattgtagcgtagcagattcagtgatatCTTCAAATATCTAATCGTAGCCTTTTGAATCgaaattgtatcatatcatgTGGAAGGTTAAGGGTTACCTTCCAGATCAACTTACACCACTACTGaacacattaacaaaaaaaaacttacaccACTACTTAAcacattaacttttttttcctcgttTATCAAAGACGAGTCTTTCACAAAGTCACAAACAGAATGATTCCTCTAACCGCAGTGGTTCTCAAGGTGGGATCTCTGAAACATAGCCAGGTgtctgtgttattttttttgtttgtttttgtttttaatttagttacagtgatggaaatcatAACCCAGAGAGATCTATTTCACTGTTACAAAGGTCACTGGCTACAATAGGTTTGAGAACCGTTGGTCTatagaatgaagaaaatgtcaCTTCCTGAATAAGTGTCTGTATATGTTAAGTGCATTCGCTTTTATAAAACAATCATATGTATCAAGTTGTTTTAGACACATGTTCAGCTCAGCATGGTAAAatttctcacactcactctcgcctttctttcctgtgttttttcttctttttccccagCCTGTGGTTATGACGACTCTGGACGACAAGCTCCTGGGGGAGAAGCTGCAGTACTACTACAGCAGCAGTGAGGATGAGGAGAGCGACCATGAGGAAGATGAAGGCCAGTCCAAAACCATCAGGGATCAGGAAGTGCTGCAGACTGAGATAGACTACAGTCCTGACGGCACTGTTGTTAACACCGGTGCGTATTTTACGTTCTCATCTTCTTCAATCTGTCTAATCTAATCTTGTATTTGtcgttcatcttttttttttttttttaaaatccttttctTCAAAATGCTTGCTATATCTCTTACTCGGCATAAAGAATGCCAGATCAGCCATgaaaaaacacttcacacagaaatacactgaATATTACTGACAATTATTAGATTATCTGTCACAGCATGAGGATAATGCTTACATCATCCAAATGAGACACCCAAACTAATGCAAAGTGATCATAATACTTACATTTTGTTACTGGTTCCACACAATTTTTGCAGCTATATGCCTTATGTGTATTTCAAGCCATGATTAATTCATTTCCGTCTAGAAGATTTGCTGGTTTTGTGCACAggcgcattgtcatgctggaacatgttttggcctcttagttccactgaagggaaatcataattACTCTTCACTATAATAACATAAGTAACTTTGCATTCAATCATTTTTGCTAGAATAACTAGATAAGAGACTGAAAAAGCAcaattcttttttccttttggtAGTCAAACACCATGTTCAATCAGCAACGCGCAATGTGATATTCAATAATATTCAAGACTTGAATTTGCAGTActgtttctgaatgttgttgtgttttctggtttcctgttgcgtttttggtttgttttgcacAATAATTATCCTCACACACCATGGGGTTTAAAGGATTGCTCAGGCAGGTCACCATTCAAACTGTGGTAGTAGTTCTCGGCAAAATTTAATGTGTTGCCTTGTGGGTccttttggtgtttttttttattatcttatcATTAATTACTTACCTCATTTcctcagttttatttgtttgagtGCTGATTGCAGTTAGTTCTTTTCTTCCAAAGAACTTTATAGAGTTCAGAGGTTAGAGTAGAGTAGTTGTtgttcttcctccttttattattatttttattccttttattttattttattgaaatcaTGTCCGCTTTGTGTTTggggcaaataaataaaaaaacacgcTAATTTGCGCTTATAAGGGAGAACAAGGCTGTAAAAACAAttctgacctgtgtgtgtgtgtgtgtgtgtttgtttgtgtgtttacttgCAGGTCCAAAAGGTGTGATCAACGACTGGAGGAAATACAAGCAGTTGGAGACGGAACAGCGAGCTGAGCAGCAGAAGGAGATGGAGCGGCTGATAAAGAAGCTCAGCATGACCTGCAGATCGCAGCTGGATGACGAGCTGGACAAGCAGAAGCAGAAGGAGCTGCAGGACAAGATCAACGGCAAGGTTAGCTGCCATATTTGAAAAGTACAGATAAAGCAAACTGTTTCTCAATACAGCATGTAGAATGGCCTAATGTTGCTGTGTGGAAAGCTTAATTGCTCAATTACTCTGTTAGAACTAACTCAAGCTGGCGGTATacttcatacaaaaaaaagaacaaagtagTGGTTTGTGTTCCTGCACTCTGGGGGTCTGGAGTGTCCAGACACAACTCCTCCTAACCACCACGTCTTTAGTTCCAAGACCTCGCTCTGTCTCTGATTGGTCCAAATATAGTATGGTTGCTTATGTCACTGTACAATAGTGAGACCAACATGCAGAAAACTTTTGCCACAATTGCTGTTTCTTGTGTATTTGTTCTGTTTGTGTTGCCAGGTCTGTGCTCCAAAAACAAGCCTAACCCTCAGATTATGCAGCTTCCAAACCCTGTGCCCTGCTTTTAAAGTCAAACCTTCTAAATACAGAGCTAATATTGAGAGAGCAATCAGAGGTGCATGTTTGCAGACAAAACAATtttcctgtggaaaaaaaaaaagtagattaaAAGCAGTTTATGGCTTTGAACTGGACAACagagaaatgttaaaatgtatgaagttgACGTACGGCTTCCCAAAAACAACCTGCGCCTCTGAGTGGTACAAGGTGCTACGTTTCGAGTATGCTGACAACTTCAGCAGCAGTTTACGTTCATTTTGTTCTTCAGTTGCTTGAACTGTACTGCCAGGTTCACAAGGACACAAAAACTGAGAACACTTGTTAAATGATTTGGAACAAAATGTATATTATCTTTCTTCCATTCCCTGTTTTCCTTCAGGTAACACTGCGAGTtgatgaggaggaagatgacGATGACGAAGCCTTCCTCCAGCAGTACCGGCTGCAGCGTATGGAGGAAATGAGACGGCAGCTGAGTGGCGGGCGACGTTTTGAGCGCGTCATCTCCATTTCCTCAGGCGAGGAGTTCCTGCGTGCCATTGATGAGGAGGGCAGAGGCACTCTAGTGCTGGTGCACATTTTCGAGCCCGACGTGCCCGCCTGCCAGGCCATGGAGGGAAGCCTGATTTGTCTCGCTCTGCAATACCCGGAGGTGAAGAGCATCTTGCAGGAATGCTTCATGCAGAAATGCCACTGTGGCTAATGTCAATATGTGCCAAGTGGAGATTAGGAGTTGTACAAACATGCTAACAGGAAAATGCTAAATGCAAGCAGGAAAATTTACGTTAGATAAATTATCTGCACATGTTGACATAATTACTTGAACACTTCCTGTGTACACATTTTATACTTCTactaatattctaatattttgTCTCATGCATTATTTGTAGAAGTGTAGAACAAAAACCCCATTTTGCTTAAGCAGTGATCTAAGAGCTGAGGGGTGACTCTGTTGTGTCGATGGGGGCATTTGCACATTCTCATTTCATGACCTTAATGTACTGTAGTATCTCATGCCTGAAATTGCATACATAGAACATAACACTTTGAAATTCACAATATAATCTTTTGTTAATGCTGAATTAGTCTGCTCTTGAGCAGGTCTGAGGTTACAGACCTTGTTGTCTTGGTAACAAGTCTGACAACAGATTCAAAGAGCAGACAAATTCAGGATCACACATAATCGTCAACAATAcaatccagcaatcagtaatcCACAGGCAAGAGCAGGGCCCCGGAAGCCCGTTTCGCTTTTATATGCTTTATTTTATGCAAGCTgtagaaacaaaaataactgtgatATGTGATGCATACCATTTTTATTGGGACTTTCTGGTTGTACTCATTTAtgacttctgtgtgtgtgtctgtatgtgtttgtgtttgttgcaGGTGAAGTTCTGTGCAGCACAGGGCTCAGTGCTGGGCACCAGCGCTCTGTTTCGCAGCTCGGCGCTGCCCGCTCTGCTGCTCTACCGCGGCGGCGATCTGGTGGGCAACCTGGTACGCGTCTCTGACCAGCTGGGTGATGACTTCTACGCCACTGACGTGGAGGCCCTGCTGCAGGAGTACGGCCTGCTCCCTGAGAAACTCCCACACGCAGCCACACATTCATCCATCCGCACCGGCAACACCAACGACTCCGACAGTGACCTGGATATAGACTAAAGAAAAGAATACAATATGTACACATTTCCCCACAGTAACTCATTGCTGACTGAAATGACCAAAACCAGTCACATCTGagtacgtatatatatatacacacacacacacactctctcaaccccacacacactctaacccTCCAGCAATCATCACAGTGGCCTGGATGTGGACTATACACACCTagtgtgcacacaaacacaggcaaCTGCATAGTAGCTCATGAGCATTTGAAGTGaccaaaacaaatcacagatggatggacacacacactgtgatccTTGCTAAATATGTGACTTTAATTAGTGGACCTGGTTTACTTACACAGAATTTTGTACCAAACTTAATTCACTggaccaaaaaaacaaaaaggatgCAGgatgttcaggtgtgtgtgtgtagtgtggtgtagacAGAGATAGGAATACATGAGGGTTTtggcagtgtgtgtacattttgcATGTCCTCTCAGAAACGCAAGATTTTCTTTTCTGGCTACCGAGGTAAAGGTTAGTCATAGCATTGTTTAGCTATAGTAATACACAAGTCAATGAAAAGCCCTAAAAGATAACATGAGACGGTTTCAACATGTAATCATTATCAGAAACTTATGAAATATGctcttatgtttattttaatatgaaagCCTTCGTTTGTGCTCTATGCAATCCTGGAGGCAGAACAAGTCAAACATCCATCTGTGTGTAACTATTTATTCTAGTTTTAgctgaatgtgatttttttttttgtgttgttgtttctgtgtgttgttttaGCTTTAAAACAAGAGAATTTTGACTGAGAAGCTTCTGTTAGTTTTCTACATTTTATAAGTGTCTGTTCTGtcaacaatgaaataaaataaaaaaaatagcttgtgATGTTCTGCTGATCCTGGtcctttttgtttatatatttgtttgtagtCTTGGAGGTTGAATGTGTCTGTAATATAACTCTTTCTCACTGAAATACTGGGTGCATTATAGCCATGTATGCATTCAAAggaaatgatggatggatggatggatggatggataggtaGAAAAAGTGCTAGAGATATATCAATAgagataatattaaaaatattaataaagagaTAACAATAGACCTAAATTATACATagttatacactcactgtccacttcattaggaaaacctgtacacctgcccaTTCATGAAGttatcagtcaatcatgtggcagcagcgcaatgcaaaatatcaagagcttcagttaatgttcacatcaaacatgtgaatgaagaaaaagtgtgctgtctgtgactttgattgtggcgtggatgttggtgccagatgggctggtctgagtatttcataaactgctgatctcctgggattttcacacataactatctctacagtttacacagaatggtatgaaaaactaaagaaaaaaacacaatatgtacactgagtgagagacagttctgtgggtggaagcACCTTGCTGATAAGAgtgatcagaggaaaatggccagattggtttgagctgccagcaAAGAtagagtaactcaaataatcactctttacaactgtggtgagcagaaaagcatctcagcatgcacaaaacatcaaacttgAGGAGGATGAGTTACAAtagcagaaaaccacattgggttcctctcctgtcagccaggaacagggatctgaggctatcatgggcacagattcaGCAAAGtagatctgcatgattttttgcattgtgctgctgccacatgattggctgattgtattgtattgttcctattaaagtcgACAATGAGTATGTGTAAATACATACTTAGAGTCGgctcttattggtgagctgagCCAAATTATCTGACTTGCCGAAAAGTACCGGAAGTCCCATCACTAAGACCCATTTGCGGTTATTATAAGATAAATATGGAGAATATTCCATGCCAGATAGAAAATCAATCACACTGGAGTGTGAAACGCAATACTCAGCCTGATTTTCATTGGTGAGCATGAGGTCAGCGCTGTATACTGAAAAGCAACACCTTCATTGCATTGCTATTACATCTCTATCTTTTTATTCTTCAGTGGAAAGCAATCAACGGGGGATtgctttttaagaattaaacgCTCAATGCATGTCAGAAGTGAATATTATCCACCATTAAGGGCAATCCATGCTGCTGCATTGCATTTCACTGTGCGATTCTATGTGAAATACACTACACAAActgtattgcttttcatttgtgACATACAGAAACTATTCTaccctgaaaaacaaaaccttcaTTGCACTGGTCTTATGTCACATTATCTCTTCaatgaaaaacaattttaaaaaaaaattgctttttgtTTAAGAAGTAAATGTTACAACTGGCAGGTGAATGCAATTCCCATAGCACCGCATTTTACTTTCATCACTCCGTTGCGCACGTGGCACACTGAAATGCAGTCAAAGTCCATTTTGTGGCTCTTTGCCGTGCTCTGGGATGTAGTTGTAACTGGAGAAGGGGAGAAGAGCCTGAAAGCATTATCCAGGAAGCATCCATATAACGTCTATAATAGCATCCATATATACAACTCTCCATATAAAGGAACGCCCTTTATAGTTTCTTACTGGCTCCTTCTTTCTTCATTCCTACTGCACTAGATCCTTAATCCTCAGACTTTTCAGAATTAATACTAAA includes:
- the pdcl gene encoding phosducin-like protein is translated as MTTLDDKLLGEKLQYYYSSSEDEESDHEEDEGQSKTIRDQEVLQTEIDYSPDGTVVNTGPKGVINDWRKYKQLETEQRAEQQKEMERLIKKLSMTCRSQLDDELDKQKQKELQDKINGKVTLRVDEEEDDDDEAFLQQYRLQRMEEMRRQLSGGRRFERVISISSGEEFLRAIDEEGRGTLVLVHIFEPDVPACQAMEGSLICLALQYPEVKFCAAQGSVLGTSALFRSSALPALLLYRGGDLVGNLVRVSDQLGDDFYATDVEALLQEYGLLPEKLPHAATHSSIRTGNTNDSDSDLDID